The region ATGACCGATGTTGGGCATATCTTCGTAGTTCTTGTCGTAGCTCCACTCACCCTCGTCGGAGTCTACTTCGTAACCGGAACGGTTGATTCCGGTCCAGATCCGGACATTGTCGAAGATGAAAAACTCATTTTCAGGCCCAAAGTAGGCTTCGTCGGCGATCCCCTGCTCTTTCATATACTGCAGCGCTTTTTTGGCGATGGAGCGGGGGCACTTCTCATAAGGCTGCCCTTTGTAGATATCGAAGACGTCACAGATGACGACGATGGTAGGATCGGCGGTGAAGGGGTCCAGGAATGCGGTGGGAACGTCGGGCTTGAGAATCATATCGGACTTCTCGATCGGCTGCCAGGCATCGACGGAAGAGCCGTCGAAGGGGATTCCGTTTTCGAGCATTCCCTCATCGATCGCACCCAGGCGGTAGGTGATGTGGTGCCACGCCCCTTTGATATCGGTGAAGCGGAAGTCGACGAACTCGACTTCGTTGTCTTTGCAGAACGCGAAGAACTCTTCAATATTGTTGACAAATTTACCCATAGGTAATCCTCCTGAAAAATTGATGGCTTCATTATACTCCCACTCTCTGAGAAAAAGGAAAGGGGAACTGCCTAAATTTTAAGCAGTCATTTCGCTTTACTTCAGAGCCGTGGAGATCATTTGCCTAAAATTTCAGCAGGCGGCGTTCTCTTCGGTGAAAATCGGCCGCCTCGCTGTATCCGGCTTTCCGGGCCAGGGCGTGCAGTTGGCCCATCTTGTAGCCTACCTGCTCCGGTTTGTGGGCGTCGGAGGCGAAGGTGATTGGGATTTTCCGGTCGTGGGCCATACGGAGCAGGTCGAGGGATGGGTAAGCCTCCGCGACCGGTTTGCGCCAGCCAGCGGCGTTGAGTTCGAGCGTCATATCCGCAGAGGCGATGGCGTCCAGGGCCCCCTCGGCCAGGGTTCGGATGTCGGAGCGGGGTTTGTAGTTGAAGACTTTGATGAGATCAAGGTGCCCGACGATATCGAAGAGGCGGCTTTGGGCCATCGCCTCGACCGCTTCGAAATATTCCCGCCAGATGGTATCGAGGTCGGCATTTTCATATTCACCGATGAATTCGGGATTGTCAAAGCCCCACTCGTCGATGAAATGGACCGAGCCGATGAAGTAATCCACCTCGGCGTTCAAAACCCGTTCGTCCATATGCCCGGGGAGGTAATCCACCTCATAGCCCAGGCGCAGGGTGATCTTGTCTTTGTAGCGCTCGGCCGCTTCCCGTACTTCTTCCTCGTAGCCGCTCATCTCTTCGAAAGCCATACGGTATTTTTCGTCGAAATCCATCGGGGCGTGGTCGGAAAAGCCGAAAATGTAGATCCCTTTGGCAAGGGCCGCTTCGATGTATTCGTCGATACTTCCTTCGGCGTGGTTGCATCGGGGTGTATGGTTGTGCAGGTCGATGGTCATAGTTCGCCTTTTCGAGAAACTTCAATGATTGGAGATTACCCAATTTTTAGGGGAGGGGCAAGGGAATAATCGAGTCGGGTGCTCCGGGCTGTGGCTTATGAGGGGAGATTGGATAAGATTTGGCTCAAAATAGAGAGGAAAAGGATGCTGACCGATGGATAGAGAACTCTTTGCAATTTTCGGGAATCCCGTGGCCCACTCCCGCTCACCGCTGATGCACAACTATACTTTCCAAACCCTCGACTACCCTGCCTGCTATGGACGCTATCGGCTGGAAGAGGGGGAACGGCTGAGGGAAGTATTTTTGAAGTTGGGGCTGAAGGGGGCCA is a window of Nitratifractor salsuginis DSM 16511 DNA encoding:
- a CDS encoding histidinol-phosphatase HisJ family protein translates to MTIDLHNHTPRCNHAEGSIDEYIEAALAKGIYIFGFSDHAPMDFDEKYRMAFEEMSGYEEEVREAAERYKDKITLRLGYEVDYLPGHMDERVLNAEVDYFIGSVHFIDEWGFDNPEFIGEYENADLDTIWREYFEAVEAMAQSRLFDIVGHLDLIKVFNYKPRSDIRTLAEGALDAIASADMTLELNAAGWRKPVAEAYPSLDLLRMAHDRKIPITFASDAHKPEQVGYKMGQLHALARKAGYSEAADFHRRERRLLKF